One Ricinus communis isolate WT05 ecotype wild-type chromosome 7, ASM1957865v1, whole genome shotgun sequence genomic region harbors:
- the LOC8266405 gene encoding E3 ubiquitin-protein ligase COP1, with the protein MEEVSTGAIVPAVKLEPRPSSSSVAVAAAVSSEPAAAEEEEAGLSELEKDFLCPICMQIIKDAFLTACGHSFCYMCIITHLRNKSDCPCCTHYLTTNQLFPNFLLQKLLKKASARQTSKTASPVEHFRHALQQGCEISIKELDTLMSMLSEKKRKMEQEEAERNMQILLDFLHYLRKQKVDELNEVRTDLQFIKEDIEAVEKHRIELYHARDRYSMKLRMLGDDPNARKPWSPTIEKSNGGVISNAFNVRGGMITGNLPTKKMDGKAQVSSHGLQRKDSLSGSDSQFNHSGLSVVRKKRVHAQFNDLQECYLQKRRQMANQLHNQQDKDKNVMHREGYSTGLLDFQSVLSTFTQYSRLRVIAELRHGDIFHSANIVSSIEFDRDDELFATAGVSRRIKVFDFSTVLNDPADVHCPVEEMSTRSKLSCLSWNKYAKNQIASSDYEGIVTVWDVTTRQSVMEYEEHEKRAWSVDFSRTEPSMLVSGSDDCKVKVWCTNQEASVLNIDMKANICCVKYNPGSSNYIAVGSADHHIHYYDLRNVSHPLHVFSGHRKAVSYVKFLSNSELASASTDSTLRLWDVKENLPVRTFRGHTNEKNFVGLSVNRDYIACGSETNEVYVYHKEISRPVTWHRFGSPEMDDADEDAGSYFISAVCWKSDSPTMLTANSQGTIKVLVLAA; encoded by the exons ATGGAAGAGGTTTCAACAGGAGCAATAGTCCCGGCAGTGAAGCTAGAGCCAAGGCCATCTTCTTCCTCCGTCGCCGTCGCCGCAGCAGTTTCGTCGGAGCCTGCCGCGGCGGAGGAGGAGGAGGCGGGGTTGTCGGAGTTGGAAAAGGATTTCTTGTGTCCGATTTgtatgcaaataataaaagacgCGTTTCTAACAGCTTGTGGACATAGTTTTTGTTATATGTGTATTATTACTCATCTTCGTAACAAAAGTGATTGCCCTTGCTGTACTCATTATCTCACTACCAATCAGCTCTTCCCTAATTTCTTGCTCCAGAAG CTATTAAAGAAGGCTTCTGCTCGTCAAACTTCGAAAACTGCATCTCCTGTTGAGCATTTTCGCCACGCATTACAACAG GGCTGTGAAATTTCAATTAAGGAGCTGGACACCCTCATGTCGATGCTTTccgagaagaagagaaaaatggaGCAGGAAGAAGCTGAGAGGAATATGCAAATATTGCTAGACTTCTTACATTACTTACGAAAGCAAAAAGTTGATGAATTAAATGAG GTACGGACTGATCTCCAGTTTATTAAGGAGGACATAGAGGCAGTAGAGAAACATAGAATTGAGTTATATCATGCTAGGGATAGATATTCTATGAAATTGAGGATGCTTGGAGATGATCCCAATGCGAGAAAACCTTGGTCTCCAACAATAGAGAAGAGCAACGGCGGTGTGATTAGCAATGCTTTTAATGTAAGAGGAGGAATGATTACAGGGAACCTTCCAACCAAGAAAATGGATGGTAAGGCTCAAGTAAGCTCTCATGGGCTTCAAAGAAAGGATTCGTTAAGTGGGTCTGACTCTCAATTTAATCATTCTGGGTTATCTGTTGTAAGGAAAAAGCGAGTCCATGCACAG TTTAATGACCTACAAGAGTGTTACCTACAAAAGCGTCGTCAGATGGCTAACCAACTGCATAACCAGCAAGACAAGGATAAAAATGTCATGCATAGGGAGGGATATAGTACAGGtcttttggattttcaatCTGTCCTTAGTACCTTCACTCAGTACAG tCGGTTAAGGGTCATTGCTGAGCTCAGACATGGTGATATATTCCACTCAGCCAATATAGTGTCAAG CATAGAATTTGACCGAGATGATGAATTGTTTGCTACTGCTGGAGTCTCGAGGAGAATCAAAGTTTTTGACTTCTCCACA GTTCTGAATGACCCTGCAGATGTGCATTGCCCTGTTGAGGAGATGTCAACACGTTCTAAACTTAGTTGCTTGAGTTGGAACAAGTATGCTAAGAATCAGATAGCTAGTAGTGATTATGAAGGAATAGTTACTGTTTGGGACGTGACAACCAGGCAG AGTGTGATGGAATATGAAGAGCATGAAAAACGTGCATGGAGTGTTGATTTTTCTCGTACAGAGCCCTCAATGCTTGTATCGGGCAGTGATGATTGTAAG GTCAAAGTTTGGTGCACGAATCAGGAAGCTAGTGTTCTCAACATTGACATGAAAGCAAATATTTGTTGTGTCAAGTATAATCCTGGATCTAGCAATTACATTGCG GTTGGTTCAGCAGACCACCATATCCATTACTATGACTTGAGAAATGTTAGCCATCCGCTCCATGTATTCAGTGGGCATAGGAAAGCAGTATCATATGTCAAATTCTTGTCTAACAGTGAGCTTGCTTCGGCGTCTACAGACAGTACTTTACGATTATGGGATGTGAAGGAGAATCTGCCT GTTCGTACATTCAGAGGCCACACAAATGAGAAAAATTTTGTGGGTCTATCTGTCAATCGTGATTACATTGCATGTGGGAGTGAAACAAATGAAGTGTATGTCTACCACAAG GAAATTTCAAGACCTGTGACATGGCATAGATTTGGTTCACCGGAAATGGACGATGCTGATGAGGATGCAGGATCGTACTTCATTAGTGCTGTCTGCTGGAAGAGTGATAGTCCGACAATGCTAACAGCAAATAGCCAGGGTACAATAAAAGTATTAGTTCTTGCAGCTTAA